Proteins encoded in a region of the Homo sapiens chromosome 20, GRCh38.p14 Primary Assembly genome:
- the DEFB127 gene encoding beta-defensin 127 preproprotein produces MGLFMIIAILLFQKPTVTEQLKKCWNNYVQGHCRKICRVNEVPEALCENGRYCCLNIKELEACKKITKPPRPKPATLALTLQDYVTIIENFPSLKTQST; encoded by the exons ATGGGGCTCTTCATGATCATTGCAATTCTGCTGTTCCAGAAACCCACAG TAACCGAACAACTTAAGAAGTGCTGGAATAACTATGTACAAGGACATTGCAGGAAAATCTGCAGAGTAAATGAAGTGCCTGAGGCACTATGTGAAAATGGGAGATACTGTTGCCTCAATATCAAGGAACTGGAAGcatgtaaaaaaattacaaagccaCCTCGTCCAAAGCCAGCAACACTTGCACTGACTCTTCAAGACTATGTtacaataatagaaaatttcCCAAGCCTGAAGACACAGTCTACATAA